Within the Natranaeroarchaeum sulfidigenes genome, the region TCGGCGACGATGTCTGCGATCTCGGCGTCACTCTCCGCGCTCGGCGCGCTTGCACCTTCCTCGATGTGGCCCTCACAGCCGTGCATCGTGGCGGCCCCCTCGACAACGTCGTAGGCACGGTCGAGCATGTAATCGCGCAGGGCGGTCGTGTCCCCACGGACTTCGCCCTCGATCCGGGCCTGCTCGGCAACGATGTTCGAGGCGGTGCCGCCCTCGATGACACCCGCATTCACTCGGGTGCCGCCCTCCTCGTGTCGCGGGATGGCATAGAGGTTCTGGACGGCGGCGGCAAGTGCCTGATTCGCGTTCTTGCCGATCTGGGGCTGTGCGCCCGCATGCGCTGATTCGCCCTCGAACTCGATTTCGAGCTGGGTGACCGCCAGGAACTCGCCGATTCCGGCGACGATCTCGCCGGTGGGATGGTTCAGCCCGATGTGGGCCGCAAGTAGGTAGTCGACGTCCTCGATGTGACGGCTCTTTGCCATCGCCGCGCCGCCGCCGATCACCTCCTCGGCTGGCTGGAAGAACAGTTTGAACGTTCCCGCAAAGTCGCTGTCAGCGATCGCTTCGAGAACGCCGACCCCGATGGTCGCGTGGGCATCGTGGCCGCAGGCGTGCATCGCGCCCGTCTCCGAACGGAAGCCCTCCGCCGCCGGATGGTGTTCGGGGTCCTCTGATTCGGGACGCGGCAGGCCGTCGATGTCGACGCGCAGCCCGATCGTTGGCCCCTCTCCGCGGTCGAGCACTGCGACCGCGCCGGTGTAGCCACCACGCATTG harbors:
- a CDS encoding amidohydrolase, translated to MSQTSRDEHLVSLRRDLHRQPEPAWREFYTTARIIEEVERIGVDELHVGEDALSGEDRLAVPPDAEIDEWFERARTLLAEREGSDPAVIEPMRGGYTGAVAVLDRGEGPTIGLRVDIDGLPRPESEDPEHHPAAEGFRSETGAMHACGHDAHATIGVGVLEAIADSDFAGTFKLFFQPAEEVIGGGAAMAKSRHIEDVDYLLAAHIGLNHPTGEIVAGIGEFLAVTQLEIEFEGESAHAGAQPQIGKNANQALAAAVQNLYAIPRHEEGGTRVNAGVIEGGTASNIVAEQARIEGEVRGDTTALRDYMLDRAYDVVEGAATMHGCEGHIEEGASAPSAESDAEIADIVAEVATGVEAVDSILEYDALGGSEDATYLMTAVQDRGGKACYVGIGTDHPGGHHTATFDVDEASLPIGVDVLSGAITRLSEASHRTD